A genomic stretch from Sporocytophaga myxococcoides DSM 11118 includes:
- a CDS encoding RDD family protein has protein sequence MLTGYFFSMEKEPITVVDNFTLASPVERILALFIDYIVAGVIYTLFFFILPGFIAALASTLYLIFRDNFRFLGYKSLGKKVFKIEVLKNDSPRISIKTALKRNFVFLTALLNINPGSWFYIAGSITLLFFAIEGYLLLTTDDNQRLGDYFADTLVVKE, from the coding sequence ATGCTGACAGGTTATTTCTTCAGTATGGAGAAAGAACCCATTACCGTTGTCGATAATTTCACACTGGCATCTCCTGTAGAAAGGATACTTGCTTTGTTTATCGATTATATAGTTGCAGGAGTAATTTATACTTTATTCTTTTTCATCTTGCCGGGATTTATCGCAGCGCTGGCTAGTACATTGTATTTGATTTTCAGGGATAATTTTCGTTTTCTAGGTTATAAATCTTTGGGGAAAAAAGTTTTTAAAATCGAGGTTTTAAAAAATGACTCTCCCAGAATCAGTATTAAAACTGCCCTGAAGCGTAACTTTGTTTTCCTTACAGCGCTCCTCAATATTAATCCCGGTTCCTGGTTTTATATTGCAGGTTCAATAACCCTGTTATTCTTTGCTATTGAAGGTTATTTATTGCTTACAACAGATGACAATCAAAGACTGGGAGACTATTTCGCAGATACTTTAGTTGTAAAGGAATAA